A genome region from Equus caballus isolate H_3958 breed thoroughbred chromosome 19, TB-T2T, whole genome shotgun sequence includes the following:
- the LOC138918865 gene encoding ral guanine nucleotide dissociation stimulator-like: MFSCFLPPDQGSGSQKARRENLWRRCGRWLSSHAPHGWTFGRRSSQSVTQEMGQQLSHDALDSTTLQEGKVPHAAKRGQGRLRAENPSPAKSKASRLGWTVQAGTRQKRVEHLVPAFLEGDTAYVHSFLCTYRGFATTRQVLELLFQRYGCVLAYGDEDGGPLDQLKKAISFILGAWLRWYPEDFIQPPDVPSLELLLAYIGLNMPGSELEHRARVLLSRLEQPEHTDAKTEAAAPPKDAEDPEDPAPSLPLGPSPAQSRTGILRATAGSRPSASTGSIPATTLSS, from the exons atgttctcctgctttctcccgcctgaccagggctctggttcccagaaagcccgcagggagaacctttggagacgttgtggacgctggctcagctcccacgccccccacggctggacctttggcaggaggtcctctcag agcgtcactcaggagatgggccagcagctgagccacgacgccctcgactccaccaccctgcaggaagggaaggtgccccacgctgccaagcgaggccagggccggctcagg gctgaaaatccatccccagcgaagagcaaagcgtcccgcctggggtggaccgtccaggctggaacgcggcagaagcgagtggagcacctggtgcccgccttcctggagggcgacaccgcctacgtccacagcttcctgtgcacgtatagaggttttgccaccacacgacaggtgctggagcttctgtttcaaag atacggttgtgtccttgcctatggcgatgaggacggcggacccctagaccaactcaaaaa ggccatctccttcattctgggcgcctggctccgatggtaccctgaggattttatccagcccccagatgttcccagcctggaactgctcttggcctacatcggtctcaatatgcccggctcggagctggagcaccgcgcccgcgttcttctttcccggctggagcagcctgagcacactgatgccaagactgagg ctgcagctccaccgaaagacgcggaagaccctgaagatccggcaccgtctctccctctcgggcccagcccagctcagagccgcacaggcatcttgcgagccacagccggctcaagaccttcagcaagcactggcagcatcccagccactaccctcagctcctga